Proteins found in one Actinokineospora alba genomic segment:
- a CDS encoding phytoene desaturase family protein, translated as MDAVVVGAGPNGLAAALVLAKAGLAVEVHEAAPTIGGGSRTAESTLPGLRHDVCAHAHPMGLASPFFRAFGLAEHGVDLLVPEVSYAHPLDGGRAGVAWRDLDRTAEGLGRDGQAWRRLLGPLVRDWPGLVDLAMSDFRSVPRALRFPLRVLEQASPLWGARFREAVAPALLTGVSAHAVTPPRALAPAGAGLLLATLAHAVGWPIARGGSQSIVDALAAELVRLGGKIVTDSRIDSLSQVHAHAVLLDVTPAALAGMAELPDRYVRRLRAFRYGGGVCKVDFALSGPVPWTAPDLARAGTLHVIGDRAEAVAAEEEVAAGRHPSRPYVLVGQPEVVDPGRAPEGFHTLWSYAHVPNGSTVDVAERVTAQIERFAPGFRDLVVERSVVTAVEMGRYNANYVGGDIGAGALSVRQTVFRPVPQWDPYRTPIPGVYLCSASTPPGPGVHGMCGVHAAGRVLRQRFGIKTDPLDLIRS; from the coding sequence ATGGACGCTGTGGTGGTAGGGGCGGGGCCCAACGGGCTCGCGGCTGCGCTGGTGTTGGCCAAAGCCGGGTTGGCCGTCGAGGTGCACGAGGCGGCCCCCACGATCGGCGGTGGCTCCAGGACGGCCGAGTCGACCCTGCCCGGTTTGCGGCACGACGTGTGCGCCCACGCCCATCCGATGGGCCTGGCCTCGCCGTTCTTCCGCGCTTTCGGTCTCGCCGAGCACGGCGTCGACCTGCTCGTCCCCGAGGTGTCTTATGCCCACCCGCTCGACGGTGGCCGCGCCGGTGTGGCCTGGCGTGATCTGGACCGGACGGCTGAGGGTCTGGGCCGCGACGGCCAGGCCTGGCGGCGTTTGCTGGGTCCGCTGGTGCGGGACTGGCCGGGCCTGGTCGACCTCGCCATGTCCGACTTCCGGTCGGTGCCCCGAGCCCTCCGGTTCCCGCTGCGTGTCCTGGAACAGGCTTCCCCGCTGTGGGGCGCGCGATTTCGGGAGGCGGTCGCCCCGGCTCTCCTGACCGGAGTGAGCGCGCACGCCGTGACACCCCCGCGAGCCCTCGCGCCCGCCGGAGCGGGACTGCTGCTCGCCACCCTCGCTCACGCTGTCGGCTGGCCCATCGCCCGCGGCGGCAGTCAGTCCATTGTGGACGCCCTGGCGGCGGAGTTGGTCAGGCTGGGTGGGAAGATCGTGACCGACAGCCGGATCGACTCGCTTTCACAGGTCCACGCGCACGCTGTTCTGCTGGACGTCACCCCGGCCGCGCTGGCGGGAATGGCTGAGCTGCCCGACCGATACGTGCGACGGCTGCGCGCGTTCCGCTATGGCGGGGGAGTGTGCAAGGTCGACTTCGCACTCTCGGGACCAGTGCCCTGGACAGCCCCGGACCTCGCCCGTGCCGGAACGCTGCACGTCATCGGCGACCGGGCGGAGGCCGTCGCGGCGGAGGAGGAGGTCGCCGCCGGTCGGCACCCGTCGCGGCCGTATGTGCTGGTGGGGCAGCCTGAGGTGGTGGACCCCGGTCGGGCGCCCGAGGGATTCCACACGCTGTGGTCATACGCCCATGTGCCGAACGGGTCCACTGTGGACGTCGCTGAACGGGTGACGGCGCAGATCGAACGGTTCGCACCTGGCTTTCGGGACCTGGTGGTGGAGCGGTCCGTGGTGACGGCCGTGGAGATGGGCCGGTACAACGCGAACTACGTCGGCGGGGACATCGGCGCTGGTGCGCTTTCGGTGCGGCAGACGGTATTCCGGCCCGTGCCGCAATGGGACCCCTACCGGACGCCTATACCTGGCGTGTATCTGTGCTCGGCTTCGACGCCGCCAGGGCCTGGGGTGCATGGGATGTGCGGCGTACACGCGGCTGGACGCGTTTTGCGGCAGCGGTTTGGCATCAAGACAGACCCACTGGACTTGATCCGAAGCTGA